DNA from Gracilinanus agilis isolate LMUSP501 chromosome 3, AgileGrace, whole genome shotgun sequence:
GGAGCCTCCGTCCTGAGGAGGACGACGAGTCTCTCTCTCTGAACATGTGCATACACATACCTGCATACCTGCATACCTACATAGGGTGCACATACAAGGTGAATATCTACACACACATGTGCATTGCAAAGTAGGCAAATGGACAGTAGTTTGGGAAGAAAGGGAACcgagacggagagacagagacagagacagagacagagacagagacagagacagaggcctCGTGTCAGAGAGGGCCCTTGGCTGCACCTTACAGAGTTGGAAAGAGGGAGTTCGTTCCTCATTGGAAGGATGGGCAGGTGCAAAGCGTAAGGACTTGTTCGGGGTGGAGAAGGCCGGAGGCTCCTGCAGTCTTGGTCAGGCCTAGGGCGGCCCCTGGGAGAGCTGGCCAAGGTCCCAGCATTCTGTCCCAACAGAGAAGCTCCCTTTCCCCAGATTTGGGTCGGGGCAGGATCCGAGGCCTGCAGAACCAATGggctcttccccccccccccagaatctTTTCAGAACGAGTCACTGTTGAAGGCGAAAGCAGGGGGctttaacagaataaataaagcTGGAGCAGCCCAGCTAGCGCTAATGCCAGGTTTGCTGGCAGCCCACCGCCTCCCCCACCGCCGGAGGGAGCCATTTCCACTAGACCAAGCACAGCTCCAGCAGGCCAAGCGAAGCCTCAGGGGGCCTCGGGCGGCCTTTGCTGGGCTCTCcggggagggaaagaaatctTTCCTCTAAACCAGAAAAGCCCTTCTTGGCTTACTTGCTGAACAAAAGCAGGCAGCGAGGTGGGACCCGGCCAGAGGCCGGAGGGTGCCCGACTCCAGGCCACACAACACACTTCTAGCAAACAGCCGGGGCTCCGCTCGGTCCCCCTGGAAATCTCGGGGTTCTCCTATTAGATGCTGCATTGCATTCGAAAGCCGGGGGCAGCAGCGGGGCAGCCTGACCCTACCCTAACCCAGGGCCCACCAGCACCCGATGGAGGCCTGGCTGGGGGCACGAGTCGGAGCCTTCCCGAAGGGCTCTCTCACCCCCGGGGTCAAAGCGGCAGCCCACACTGAGAGTCTCCCAGGTCCTGCCTGCCTCACACAGACCCCCCTTCCCCACCGATGGCCCCCAGCCTCCCGCTCTTCCCTTCCATTTAGGGTTAATGTTGCTGGTTGGGCAGGCATTTAGGAAGCCTTTTCTCTCTGCCCGGCCCCAAAGAGAGCCTGCTGCCCCCTCAGGGCTCTCCCCGGccgggaggaggggaagggagaagaatgaaGGCCGGGTTTGGGGATCCTGGCGCGGGCCTTGAAATGGACCTTCCGGGAGGACGTGGGCCATCCAGAGGGGGCAGAGTCCCATCGGGGCTGGTAGCAGGCCAGGAAAGGCCTCCAGCTGGCTCCACTCTCCCAAGCCAgcgcgcccccccccccagatttcGGGCTGCCCTTGGGGGAGGAGCCCGGCTTCCCCTCGagcctcccccttctcccttctccccatctGGTCTTTGCACAGATGGTAGACAGGAACCTCTGGAAAGGGTGGAGGGGAGGGCTCGGAGGCTTCTCGCCTCTGTCCTAGGGgtaaagggaggggggaggtttGCCCGGCAATCAGGAAGGCTAGGCTAGGACTTGCTCTGGGCCAGAGCCGGCTGCAATGCCACATCGGGAAGGAACGAGCCTTTCCTCCAAATCAAACCGCAGTGAGGAGCAAACAGGAGACTTCTCTGGTTTCCTCAACGCTCCGTCTCCCACCTCCAAGCCTTTGCATTTAACTCATCTTGGGCCTCCTCCTAGCCCAACCAGTTCCGAGCGCTTCGCACAGCGGCAGGGTTTGAGTGCACCTGCGCGTCCTCAGCTTTGGTCCAGGTAAACCCCGAACAGAAGCTCTAGTTCAGCTTCTCCATTTGTAGCTAGAGGGCAGGAGCCTCCCCCCAACCCGAGAGGAGGGGCACCTAAGGTGAGACGAATGACGTCAGCAAGGAGCGCACGCATTTGCCCTTTAAGTGATTCCCTTTTCTTAATGGTATTCTCCGCTCGCCTAACCCTGACGTCATCGCGGCTCCGAGGAAGGAGACAAGAGGGAACCCCGCCCCCATCACCTGGCTGGGACTACGGAGCCGCGGTCTCGGGCTGCTCCCGCTCCGCCCTCCTCACCCTCCGGCTCCTTTGGactcctcctcttcctgcctGTCCGGACCTTTTGGTCGGCCCCTTTCTGCTTGCCCTTCACGTTTCCCCATCGGGGCCTTCCGGTCGCGCACCACTTCGGCTGAACCACTTCTCTTCGGACCTGCGGGAGGGCAGCCGGGGTTGCGCCGGGTGTAGAAGGAAAGGTGCTGCCCGCTCTGAGGCTCCGCCTCTTCTCGTTCccccctcagttctttcccacTTAAACTCTTCCTGACGATCACTTCCAGACCTTTGCCAGTGCGTCCGCGCCTGCGCAGAAGACCCAGAAGAACCCCGGGAAGATCGGAGCCAGCGGGGCTGGTAGGATCAGACCCGGTGGGCGCAGGGTGACCATGGGGCGGAAGCGAGCGCCGGGCAGCGGCGGGGACGGGGGCGGCCTGGGCCGGTCCCTCATCAAGGAGCGGAACCTGCAAAACCGGAGCCAGCGGCGGCGAGACACGTGGGTGAGCTCAGGAAAGCGCTTGGAGATCCTGGGGGGAGGCGcccgggggtggggggaggctcaGGACTCAAGACCCAGAACTGATGGGTTCTGGCCGGTTGTTTCCATTTCCCGGCCCCGGGGGTCTTACGGGCGGCATCTGGCAGGGGGAGGGACCCGGGCCCTCGGTGTTCGTCCGCGGGCTCCGACGCAGCACTCTCCCCTATGACAGCTGCACACGAGGGACATGGACGATGAGCTCTGGGCCCGTGCAGCCCCCCGCTCCGTGACCGAGCCCACGGCCCTCGAGGACTTCCTGGCCACTGCCCAGCTGGCTGGCACTGAGTTTGTGGCGGGTATGTCGGGGcccagggagggggaggaggccTCAGAGGCCTTGGGGTTGGAGGTCGTGGGGGGGGGGCTGGCCTCAGTGACCTCAGCCCCCCTATCTCCCCCCCCAGAGAAGCTCAACGTCCACTTCGTACCCCCTGAGGCTAGGACTGGCCTCTTGTCCCTTGAGGAGAAACAGAGGCTGAGGGAGCGCCATGAGGAACATCGCGGGGCTCTGCGGGTGCCCAGGAGGTGAGGGGAAGAGGGGGGACGGAGAGGGGAGGGGCCTGTGGGTGCCGAGGACCTGGTGGGGAAAGGAGACTGGGAGGAGCCCCGGAATGTTCacaggaggtggggggaggggagagagggaaggagcagGGAGTGCTGGGGGGGAATCCATCCCCCCCTGTGATTGCCCACAGGCCCCCATGGGACCAGAGCACTAGTGCTGAGACCCTGCAGCAGTTGGAGAGAGAGAAGTTCCTGGAGTGGAGGCGGGGGCTGGTGCGGTGAGTGAGTTGGGGGCACAGTGGGTCAGGCCAGCCCAGCCTGGGAGGAAGAGGCTTCTCAGACAGTTTTGGGGACCCCATCTGTGGGAGGGTGGCATCTGGCCAgtgtcctgcctctgacactgtcCTGGGCCCAGAACGGGGGGCCGGGTTGTGCTGGTGCACAGCAGGGGTCTGGCTGACTCCTTCCTCTGAAGCCAGGCTAGAAGAGGAGCAGAACCTGATCCTGACCCCCTTTGAGCGGAACCTGGACTTCTGGCGCCAGCTCTGGAGGGTCATCGAGCGGAGGTGAGGGCGGGGAGCAGGGCTGGGCATTCGGGGTGTTGGGGGGATCGCAGAGCCCCAGAGCTCTGGAGGCTGGTGGGGGGTCACCTGCCAGGAGTGGCCCCCTGGGGCACTGTTCctccttttggggggggggcgggtgcttctctttcttcctctgggCCTGGCCGCACACAGCAGGCACCATATTCAATCAGACTGACCACCTGGGAGACACCTGGTCTCTCTCTGTGCCCCCTGTTGGCGGCAGCAAGAGCTGGAGAGGCCCTGCCCAGTTGGGCCCCTTTTGGCCACGACCCCTCCGCCATGCCTTTGTACTGGCCAAGCCCCACACCTGGCAGGGCCTCCTCCTCTCTGGCCCTTCATATTTCAGCTCTTGGAGGGATGGCAGAGCCCTGCCCCGAGGAGGATGCTTTAAACAGGAATTTGTGGCTAAGAGCCGGATGCAGAGTCCTTTCTCCCGCCTTCCCTGGGGCCTGGACTCATCTCCCAGGAGAAAGCAGCTCATTCCAGAGCCCTGAAGCCCAGGGCTCTCCTGTGACACAGAAGGAGCATCCGGGCCCCGCCAGGGGGACCCAGAAACCTGGATGGACAGGTGGACATCTCTGTTCCCTTGGCTTTGTTGGTCCTTCGTGGCAGAGCCTGGTGCCTCTGGGCTATGGCTGGACGTGACACAGCCAGCCTGGCAGCTCTCGGTGGTCTTGCTGGTCTGTGCTTCGGGATCCTTTCAGTGGCGTAGCAGCAGCGAGCTTTTATCCCAGTAGCTGTCCTGACCCTTGGTTGGGCCCTGGACCCGTGGGGGGGCCGGCCAGGCCCTGCTTGGGGGCACCATAGCTGCTGGTTGTGTGGATGGATGGCTTGGAGGCTGCCGTCTAGTGGGCTTCACTGCCACCTCGGTGTTTTTGCACGTTTGATAGCTGAGGGAGATGGAAATGTGGAAGAGGAAACAGTCAGCTCCTGGGAGCCTCGAACCCAGAGCCTGGCCACACAGCGACATCCTCTGAAGGATCAGAGGCAGCGTAAAGCAACAGGGACTGCCCTGGGCCTGAAGGAAGCGGAAGGACCTGGGTTCCGATCCTGGGCCTTGTCCTgcttgcatgaccctgggcacatGGGCTCctctggcctcaatttcctcatctgtagaaagaACAAGGGAGGCCACACCGACCTGCCCCAGCCCCCACGACTCCGGGCCTCAGAGTGCAGGAGACCCAGGATGAGGACTGAAGACAGAGGAAAGgccttccctccatccccccaGCACTCTCCCACTCTCTCGTCCTCGGACCTGTACAGAAATGTTCCTGAGAACTCTTTGGTACCGCAGGCCCGAGACCCCCAAGCAGGAGGCGCCCAGAACCCCGAGAGATACAGGAGGAGGGAGCAAGGCCTTGGCGCAGGGTCAGCTGGGAAGGACGGAGCTCCCTTGGCGAGTCTGAGCTCCAGGGTGACCATGGAGGACTCGGGCCGTGGCCAGAAAGCCTGGAGTGAAGAGAAAAGAGGGGTCTGGTGTTTGGGGAAGACCAGGGCCTTTAGGGGAGCTTCTATCCTCACAGCTAGCCGTGCTCAAGAGCAGAGGaccttcccagctgtttgacatttgaggaaactgaggcaggtggcCACCCAGCTAGTAGCTGAGGTCAGATCTGGACTCGGCTTCCCTGTTCCAGGCCCAGTGTGCCGCGCTTTTCTCGGGGCCCAGCCGAGACCGTGCTTGGACTCGTCCCATTTCAGCAGGGACaccttttggggttcttgtgccCTAAAGCCCCACAGAGGGGGCAGAGCTCGGCTCTGGTGCCAGTGGTGTGGGGGGGCACCAGTCTCCAGAGGGCTCCCTTCAGAGGCCAGCCTGAGCCTCCTCCCTAGAGCCTGCTCGGGATCCCCCAGGGCTCCTCCTTGGCTTGGTCCCCATCCCTGAGGGCATCCCCGGATCAGGCTGGACCGGCTCCTGCCCCTTCACGGTGGCCGCTGTTCCCTGGTCAGTGCCGCCCACCCTGGCTCGCTCCGGCCCCCAGAGCCTTCGGGGCTTGGCCTCCCGGACACTTCATCACGGCTGGGGCTGGCCTCAGTGGTGTCCCCCCAGCGAGGATTGGCTCCACCCGGCGCTGCCTCCTGGGCGATGGCCGGTGGGTCACTCCCCCATCCGCAGACCGGCCCGGGGGCACTCCGAGGGCCAATCCAGGGGTCACCACTTGTCTTGCAGTGACGTCGTCGTTCAGATAGTGGACGCCCGCAACCCCCTGCTCTTCCGCTGCGAGGACCTGGTGAGGCTCTCCTGGGCTCTCGAGGGCCTCTTTGGGGGGTTGGTAGCGCTTGGATTTCTAAACCCCGAACTTCTGTCTGAGGCTCCACGCTGAGTATCAGGTCTTAGGCAGAGGGCTGGGCAGTGAGGAcgagggacttgtccagggtcacctcgTGCCCTCCCAGACCTCTACCTACCGAGCCGCCCCAGCACATCCTCATTTGACCCGACATCTGGGGCTGTTTGTTCCGTCTGGCCCCTGCCGAGAAGGGGGCTCCCAGGGTCTGTGGGAGGAGCCCGGGGCGTCGAAGCGGAGGCGAGCCGAGGGGGTTCGAGTCTCCCCCAAAGCTCTGGGGGGAGGAGCAGGGGAGGCTCAGCACCCCCCAAACCCCTCCCAGGAGCGTTACGTGAAAGAGATCGACCAAGACAAGGAAAACGTGATTCTGATCAACAAGGCCGACCTGCTGACGGCCGGCCAGAGGGCCGCCTGGGCCGCCTTCTTCGAGCGGGAAGCCGTGAAAGTGATCTTCTGGTCGGCCCTGGCCGAGGGCGAGCGGCTCCACGGCACGGCGGAGGTAGCTTTCGGGGGGCCCCGAGGGGGTGCAGGACGTCAGGAAGTGGCCTCGAGGAGGCTGGTCAGGGAAGGTGGTGCCAAGGACCAGAGCCGCCGGCCGGCCTCCGTCCCTGCCCCCTCGGCCTTCCCCGGCCTGAACCTCCCGTCCCTGTGGGGGGGCCGGGACAGGCTCCAGGGCCCCCTGACTGCCCACCTTCTCGCCCTCCCTGACCCGCCCAGCCCATCGGGTCTGGTGCTCGGTTCTGTCCGTGCCCAGGACGGCTTCTGCTCACTGACCCTTTTCTCCTCTGGCCAGGACGGAGGTTCTGAGAgcgaggaggaggaagaggaggaggaggaggagggagatggcCAGAGCAGGGGCCGCGGGGCTGGTCAGCGGCCAGAGGGTCAGGACCCGGACGAGGATGACTACAACTGGCTGAGTGAGGAGGGGGACAGCGAGTACGAGGACTGCCTGGAGGAGGAGGACGCCTGGCAGACGTGCTCTGAGGACGATGGTGGTAGTGGACGTGAGGAGGAGTGCTCGAACCCGGACCCCCTGGGAGACGGGGCTGGGGGCCACCCGGTGCGCAATGACAGCCACTTGGTGGGAAGGCAGGAGCTGCTGGACCTCTTCAGAGAGATGCATTCTGGGAAGAAGGTCAAGGAGGGGCAGCTCACTGTGGGGCTGGTGAGTGGCCGCCGGCTTCGGGGAGCAGCCCGTCTCCTAGAGCCCCCCCCGGGGTCTGAGGAGAGCAGGGGGGGCTCTGCTCCAGGGAATTGGAGGGAAAGCGCCCCTCGGACCGGCTGGgccttcctcccactcccccccTTGACCCTGGGGCCGAGGGAGCAGCCCAGGGAGAGGAGGGTCTTGTCCGGGCCTGGAGGTGGTGACCAGCACGTCCCCTTGAAATGGCACCTCAGGGGGAGGCCGAGCCCTTCCCCAGCTCTGGGGGGGAATTGGGGACCCCCTGGAGGGGGCCACAGGCAGGAATGATGCAGAGACCCAGGCTGGAATCTCTCCTGTGAcactgctgtgtgaccctgggcaggttccCAGACCTCTGTGCCTCGGTTGTCCTCTTTTGTCGAGGGATTCTTAGGGCCGGGGTGGGGGGAGAACTGGGGAGGGGGCGGCGTGTCTGCCTCGTGGGTTCTTGGGAATCGGCCCACCCAGGGAGTGGGAGTCCCTGGGGCACCCCGAGGCGGGCAGGGGGCGTCACCCATCTTGGCTCCCTGCTCCCCCAGGTGGGTTACCCCAACGTGGGAAAGAGCTCGACGATCAACACCATCTTTGGGAACAAGAAGGTGTCCGTGTCGGCCACCCCCGGCCACACCAAGCACTTCCAGGtacggggggggggagggggtcccACATCTGCAGGGCGCCCTGCCTGCCCCCTCCCGGGCAGAGCCAGGCGAGCCTCGGCCTTCCCTCGCAGACCCTCTACGTGGAGCCCGACCTGTGCCTGTGCGACTGCCCCGGCCTGGTGATGCCCTCCTTCGTCTCCACCAAGGCCGACATGGTCTGCTCCGGGATCCTCCCCATCGACCAGATGAGGGACCACGTCCCGCCCGTCTCCCTCATATCCTTCCTGGGGGGCCCCCATGGGGGGGCCTGAGGGGTCACCCGTGGTACAGGGGGTCAGGGGTCACCCGTGGTGCAGGGGGTCAGGGGTCACCCGAGGTGCAGGAGGGGTCAGGGGTCACCTGAGGTGCAGGGGGGGCTCAGGGGTCACCCGTGGTGCAGGGGGGTCAGGGGTCACCCGAGGTGCAGGGGTCTCAGGGGTCACCTGTAGTACGGGGGTCAGGGGTCACCCCGGCCGGTGAGCAGCGGGGGGCTCCTCCGGGCACGCTCGCTTCCTTCACGGTCTCACGTGTGCCAGCACATCCCCCGCCACGTCCTGGAGGCCACGTACGGGATCCGGCTGATCCGGCCCCGCGAGGACGAGGACCCGGCCCGGCCGCCCACCTCGGAGGAGCTGCTGAGCGCCTACGGCAGTGAGTCTGGCGGGAGGGGGCCGGGGCCNNNNNNNNNNNNNNNNNNNNNNNNNNNNNNNNNNNNNNNNNNNNNNNNNNNNNNNNNNNNNNNNNNNNNNNNNNNNNNNNNNNNNNNNNNNNNNNNNNNNNNNNNNNNNNNNNNNNNNNNNNNNNNNNNNNNNNNNNNNNNNNNNNNNNNNNNNNNNNNNNNNNNNNNNNNNNNNNNNNNNNNNNNNNNNNNNNNNNNNNNNNNNNNNNNNNNNNNNNNNNNNNNNNNNNNNNNNNNNNNNNNNNNNNNNNNNNNNNNNNNNNNNNNNNNNNNNNNNNNNNNNNNNNNNNNNNNNNNNNNNNNNNNNNNNNNNNNNNNNNNNNNNNNNNNNNNNNNNNNNNNNNNNNNNNNNNNNNNNNNNNNNNNNNNNNNNNNNNNNNNNNNNNNNNNNNNNNNNNNNNNNNNNNNNNNNNNNNNNNNNNNNNNNNNNNNNNNNNNNNNNNNNNNNNNNNNNNNNNNNNNNNNNNNNNNNNNNNNNNNNNNNNNNNNNNNNNNNNNNNNNNNNNNNNNNNNNNNNNNNNNNNNNNNNNNNNNNNNNNNNNNNNNNNNNNNNNNNNNNNNNNNNNNNNNNNNNNNNNNNNNNNNNNNNNNNNNNNNNNNNNNNNNNNNNNNNNNNNNNNNNNNNNNNNNNNNNNNNNNNNNNNNNNNNNNNNNNNNNNNNNNNNNNNNNNNNNNNNNNNNNNNNNNNNNNNNNNNNNNNNNNNNNNNNNNNNNNNNNNNNNNNNNNNNNNNNNNNNNNNNNNNNNNNNNNNNNNNNNNNNNNNNNNNNNNNNNNNNNNNNNNNNNNNNNNNNNNNNNNNNNNNNNNNNNNNNNNNNNNNNNNNNNNNNNNNNNNNNNNNNNNNNNNNNNNNNNNNNNNNNNNNNNNNNNNNNNNNNNNNNNNNNNNNNNNNNNNNNNNNNNNNNNNNNNNNNNNNNNNNNNNNNNNNNNNNNNNNNNNNNNNNNNNNNNNNNNNNNNNNNNNNNNNNNNNNNNNNNNNNNNNNNNNNNNNNNNNNNNNNNNNNNNNNNNNNNNNNNNNNNNNNNNNNNNNNNNNNNNNNNNNNNNNNNNNNNNNNNNNNNNNNNNNNNNNNNNNNNNNNNNNNNNNNNNNNNNNNNNNNNNNNNNNNNNNNNNNNNNNNNNNNNNNNNNNNNNNNNNNNNNNNNNNNNNNNNNNNNNNNNNNNNNNNNNNNNNNNNNNNNNNNNNNNNNNNNNNNNNNNNNNNNNNNNNNNNNNNNNNNNNNNNNNNNNNNNNNNNNNNNNNNNNNNNNNNNNNNNNNNNNNNNNNNNNNNNNNNNNNNNNNNNNNNNNNNNNNNNNNNNNNNNNNNNNNNNNNNNNNNNNNNNNNNNNNNNNNNNNNNNNNNNNNNNNNNNNNNNNNNNNNNNNNNNNNNNNNNNNNNNNNNNNNNNNNNNNNNNNNNNNNNNNNNNNNNNNNNNNNNNNNNNNNNNNNNNNNNNNNNNNNNNNNNNNNNNNNNNNNNNNNNNNNNNNNNNNNNNNNNNNNNNNNNNNNNNNNNNNNNNNNNNNNNNNNNNNNNNNNNNNNNNNNNNNNNNNNNNNNNNNNNNNNNNNNNNNNNNNNNNNNNNNNNNNNNNNNNNNNNNNNNNNNNNNNNNNNNNNNNNNNNNNNNNNNNNNNNNNNNNNNNNNNNNNNNNNNNNNNNNNNNNNNNNNNNNNNNNNNNNNNNNNNNNNNNNNNNNNNNNNNNNNNNNNNNNNNNNNNNNNNNNNNNNNNNNNNNNNNNNNNNNNNNNNNNNNNNNNNNNNNNNNNNNNNNNNNNNNNNNNNNNNNNNNNNNNNNNNNNNNNNNNNNNNNNNNNNNNNNNNNNNNNNNNNNNNNNNNNNNNNNNNNNNNNNNNNNNNNNNNNNNNNNNNNNNNNNNNNNNNNNNNNNNNNNNNNNNNNNNNNNNNNNNNNNNNNNNNNNNNNNNNNNNNNNNNNNNNNNNNNNNNNNNNNNNNNNNNNNNNNNNNNNNNNNNNNNNNNNNNNNNNNNNNNNNNNNNNNNNNNNNNNNNNNNNNNNNNNNNNNNNNNNNNNNNNNNNNNNNNNNNNNNNNNNNNNNNNNNNNNNNNNNNNNNNNNNNNNNNNNNNNNNNNNNNNNNNNNNNNNNNNNNNNNNNNNNNNNNNNNNNNNNNNNNNNNNNNNNNNNNNNNNNNNNNNNNNNNNNNNNNNNNNNNNNNNNNNNNNNNNNNNNNNNNNNNNNNNNNNNNNNNNNNNNNNNNNNNNNNNNNNNNNNNNNNNNNNNNNNNNNNNNNNNNNNNNNNNNNNNNNNNNNNNNNNNNNNNNNNNNNNNNNNNNNNNNNNNNNNNNNNNNNNNNNNNNNNNNNNNNNNNNNNNNNNNNNNNNNNNNNNNNNNNNNNNNNNNNNNNNNNNNNNNNNNNNNNNNNNNNNNNNNNNNNNNNNNNNNNNNNNNNNNNNNNNNNNNNNNNNNNNNNNNNNNNNNNNNNNNNNNNNNNNNNNNNNNNNNNNNNNNNNNNNNNNNNNNNNNNNNNNNNNNNNNNNNNNNNNNNNNNNNNNNNNNNNNNNNNNNNNNNNNNNNNNNNNNNNNNNNNNNNNNNNNNNNNNNNNNNNNNNNNNNNNNNNNNNNNNNNNNNNNNNNNNNNNNNNNNNNNNNNNNNNNNNNNNNNNNNNNNNNNNNNNNNNNNNNNNNNNNNNNNNNNNNNNNNNNNNNNNNNNNNNNNNNNNNNNNNNNNNNNNNNNNNNNNNNNNNNNNNNNNNNNNNNNNNNNNNNNNNNNNNNNNNNNNNNNNNNNNNNNNNNNNNNNNNNNNNNNNNNNNNNNNNNNNNNNNNNNNNNNNNNNNNNNNNNNNNNNNNNNNNNNNNNNNNNNNNNNNNNNNNNNNNNNNNNNNNNNNNNNNNNNNNNNNNNNNNNNNNNNNNNNNNNNNNNNNNNNNNNNNNNNNNNNNNNNNNNNNNNNNNNNNNNNNNNNNNNNNNNNNNNNNNNNNNNNNNNNNNNNNNNNNNNNNNNNNNNNNNNNNNNNNNNNNNNNNNNNNNNNNNNNNNNNNNNNNNNNNNNNNNNNNNNNNNNNNNNNNNNNNNNNNNNNNNNNNNNNNNNNNNNNNNNNNNNNNNNNNNNNNNNNNNNNNNNNNNNNNNNNNNNNNNNNNNNNNNNNNNNNNNNNNNNNNNNNNNNNNNNNNNNNNNNNNNNNNNNNNNNNNNNNNNNNNNNNNNNNNNNNNNNNNNNNNNNNNNNNNNNNNNNNNNNNNNNNNNNNNNNNNNNNNNNNNNNNNNNNNNNNNNNNNNNNNNNNNNNNNNNNNNNNNNNNNNNNNNNNNNNNNNNNNNNNNNNNNNNNNNNNNNNNNNNNNNNNNNNNNNNNNNNNNNNNNNNNNNNNNNNNNNNNNNNNNNNNNNNNNNNNNNNNNNNNNNNNNNNNNNNNNNNNNNNNNNNNNNNNNNNNNNNNNNNNNNNNNNNNNNNNNNNNNNNNNNNNNNNNNNNNNNNNNNNNNNNNNNNNNNNNNNNNNNNNNNNNNNNNNNNNNNNNNNNNNNNNNNNNNNNNNNNNNNNNNNNNNNNNNNNNNNNNNNNNNNNNNNNNNNNNNNNNNNNNNNNNNNNNNNNNNNNNNNNNNNNNNNNNNNNNNNNNNNNNNNNNNNNNNNNNNNNNNNNNNNNNNNNNNNNNNNNNNNNNNNNNNNNNNNNNNNNNNNNNNNNNNNNNNNNNNNNNNNNNNNNNNNNNNNNNNNNNNNNNNNNNNNNNNNNNNNNNNNNNNNNNNNNNNNNNNNNNNNNNNNNNNNNNNNNNNNNNNNNNNNNNNNNNNNNNNNNNNNNNNNNNNNNNNNNNNNNNNNNNNNNNNNNNNNNNNNNNNNNNNNNNNNNNNNNNNNNNNNNNNNNNNNNNNNNNNNNNNNNNNNNNNNNNNNNNNNNNNNNNNNNNNNNNNNNNNNNNNNNNNNNNNNNNNNNNNNNNNNNNNNNNNNNNNNNNNNNNNNNNNNNNNNNNNNNNNNNNNNNNNNNNNNNNNNNNNNNNNNNNNNNNNNNNNNNNNNNNNNNNNNNNNNNNNNNNNNNNNNNNNNNNNNNNNNNNNNNNNNNNNNNNNNNNNNNNNNNNNNNNNNNNNNNNNNNNNNNNNNNNNNNNNNNNNNNNNNNNNNNNNNNNNNNNNNNNNNNNNNNNNNNNNNNNNNNNNNNNNNNNNNNNNNNNNNNNNNNNNNNNNNNNNNNNNNNNNNNNNNNNNNNNNNNNNNNNNNNNNNNNNNNNNNNNNNNNNNNNNNNNNNNNNNNNNNNNNNNNNNNNNNNNNNNNNNNNNNNNNNNNNNNNNNNNNNNNNNNNNNNNNNNNNNNNNNNNNNNNNNNNNNNNNNNNNNNNNNNNNNNNNNNNNNNNNNNNNNNNNNNNNNNNNNNNNNNNNNNNNNNNNNNNNNNNNNNNNNNNNNNNNNNNNNNNNNNNNNNNNNNNNNNNNNNNNNNNNNNNNNNNNNNNNNNNNNNNNNNNNNNNNNNNNNNNNNNNNNNNNNNNNNNNNNNNNNNNNNNNNNNNNNNNNNNNNNNNNNNNNNNNNNNNNNNNNNNNNNNNNNNNNNNNNNNNNNNNNNNNNNNNNNNNNNNNNNNNNNNNNNNNNNNNNNNNNNNNNNNNNNNNNNNNNNNNNNNNNNNNNNNNNNNNNNNNNNNNNNNNNNNNNNNNNNNNNNNNNNNNNNNNNNNNNNNNNNNNNNNNNNNNNNNNNNNNNNNNNNNNNNNNNNNNNNNNNNNNNNNNNNNNNNNNNNNNNNNNNNNNNNNNNNNNNNNNNNNNNNNNNNNNNNNNNNNNNNNNNNNNNNNNNNNNNNNNNNNNNNNNNNNNNNNNNNNNNNNNNNNNNNNNNNNNNNNNNNNNNNNNNNNNNNNNNNNNNNNNNNNNNNNNNNNNNNNNNNNNNNNNNNNNNNNNNNNNNNNNNNNNNNNNNNNNNNNNNNNNNNNNNNNNNNNNNNNNNNNNNNNNNNNNNNNNNNNNNNNNNNNNNNNNNNNNNNNNNNNNNNNNNNNNNNNNNNNNNNNNNNNNNNNNNNNNNNNNNNNNNNNNNNNNNNNNNNNNNNNNNNNNNNNNNNNNNNNNNNNNNNNNNNNNNNNNNNNNNNNNNNNNNNNNNNNNNNNNNNNNNNNNNNNNNNNNNNNNNNNNNNNNNNNNNNNNNNNNNNNNNNNNNNNNNNNNNNNNNNNNNNNNNNNNNNNNNNNNN
Protein-coding regions in this window:
- the LSG1 gene encoding large subunit GTPase 1 homolog, producing MGRKRAPGSGGDGGGLGRSLIKERNLQNRSQRRRDTWLHTRDMDDELWARAAPRSVTEPTALEDFLATAQLAGTEFVAEKLNVHFVPPEARTGLLSLEEKQRLRERHEEHRGALRVPRRPPWDQSTSAETLQQLEREKFLEWRRGLVRLEEEQNLILTPFERNLDFWRQLWRVIERSDVVVQIVDARNPLLFRCEDLERYVKEIDQDKENVILINKADLLTAGQRAAWAAFFEREAVKVIFWSALAEGERLHGTAEDGGSESEEEEEEEEEEGDGQSRGRGAGQRPEGQDPDEDDYNWLSEEGDSEYEDCLEEEDAWQTCSEDDGGSGREEECSNPDPLGDGAGGHPVRNDSHLVGRQELLDLFREMHSGKKVKEGQLTVGLVGYPNVGKSSTINTIFGNKKVSVSATPGHTKHFQTLYVEPDLCLCDCPGLVMPSFVSTKADMVCSGILPIDQMRDHVPPVSLVCQHIPRHVLEATYGIRLIRPREDEDPARPPTSEELLSAYGRFTLLVHAGPQSRVGALASLLEGRPEVRDLTDGAVQILCLRVL